From the Bacteroidota bacterium genome, one window contains:
- a CDS encoding DinB family protein yields the protein MYHHISDFLEDWGHESASTLKLFKNLSDESLSKKVHPKVRTLGFLAWHIIHTLHEMPLRTGLNINIPAHPDYSGESVKQLLEFYEKGSAMLAEEIKKNWTDTDLKKEDDMYGQMWKRGTTLKILITHQAHHRGEMLVLMRMLDLPVVGIYGPTKEEWAQYGMPELN from the coding sequence ATGTACCATCACATTTCTGACTTCCTTGAAGACTGGGGACACGAATCCGCCAGCACATTAAAATTATTTAAAAACCTGAGCGATGAATCTTTGTCAAAAAAGGTTCATCCTAAAGTACGAACCCTTGGATTTTTAGCATGGCATATCATTCATACGCTTCATGAAATGCCTTTGCGAACTGGTTTAAATATCAATATCCCGGCACATCCTGATTATTCGGGTGAGAGTGTAAAACAATTGCTTGAGTTCTATGAAAAAGGATCAGCAATGCTTGCTGAAGAAATAAAGAAAAACTGGACCGACACTGATCTGAAAAAAGAAGATGATATGTACGGTCAGATGTGGAAACGTGGGACCACGCTTAAGATATTAATCACTCATCAGGCGCATCACCGTGGGGAAATGCTGGTGTTGATGCGCATGCTCGATTTACCGGTTGTTGGAATATATGGCCCGACGAAAGAAGAGTGGGCTCAATACGGAATGCCGGAATTGAATTGA
- a CDS encoding DHA2 family efflux MFS transporter permease subunit, with product MSETGARKWVITITVILASLLELIDTTVVNVSLPQIMGNLGATLEDVGWLVTAYAVANVIILPISGWLGSKFGRKNYFAFSIVLFTVASFFCGNADNIWELIIFRFIQGIGGGALLGTSQAILVETWPKEQLGMATALFGLGVVVGPTLGPTLGGFITDHWSWPWIFYVNIPLGIIAFLLTLSYIRESAHRREVGAVDWFGILFLTVGVGSLQVVLERGEGEDWFETPYIVWLSVLSVTGIVAFIWRELTTEHPIVDLRILKNRSLSIGMFTTFILGFGLFASVFVFPVFCQNLIGFTAQQTGMLLIPGGLTTIFMMPMVGRLLQKKFPPQIMATIGFLFFFGFTTLMSRSNLNSGESDFYLPLILRGIGLSLLFVPLTTLALGSLAPKDIGQGTGLNNMMRQLGGSFGIAIITTLIHLRQGYHRVNLVEHVNPYNPAFQERLNTLSQGFAAKGFSAEQAQTFAYKAIEGTVIRQTFLMSYVDAFWFVGIFFIFCIPLLYLQKMKRGSAPVVTDAH from the coding sequence ATGTCCGAAACAGGTGCCCGCAAATGGGTCATTACCATCACAGTTATCCTCGCCTCATTACTTGAGCTGATCGATACTACTGTGGTGAATGTTTCCCTGCCGCAAATTATGGGGAATCTTGGGGCGACTCTTGAAGATGTGGGCTGGCTGGTGACAGCTTACGCTGTGGCGAATGTGATCATTCTTCCTATATCCGGCTGGTTAGGTTCAAAATTTGGCAGAAAAAATTATTTCGCTTTTTCCATTGTCTTATTTACTGTGGCTTCATTTTTTTGCGGTAATGCCGACAATATCTGGGAGTTGATCATTTTCCGCTTTATCCAGGGGATTGGTGGAGGTGCATTGCTGGGAACCTCACAGGCTATCCTTGTAGAAACATGGCCTAAGGAACAACTCGGAATGGCTACCGCTTTGTTCGGTTTAGGTGTAGTTGTTGGACCAACATTAGGACCTACGCTTGGAGGGTTTATTACAGATCACTGGTCATGGCCCTGGATATTTTATGTGAATATTCCTCTCGGAATCATCGCTTTTTTGTTGACACTTTCCTATATCCGCGAATCCGCGCACCGAAGGGAGGTAGGAGCCGTCGACTGGTTTGGCATTTTATTCCTGACTGTCGGAGTGGGTAGTTTGCAGGTTGTACTTGAAAGAGGGGAAGGGGAAGACTGGTTCGAAACTCCGTACATAGTTTGGTTGAGTGTTTTATCGGTTACAGGAATTGTGGCATTTATCTGGCGGGAACTTACCACCGAACATCCTATTGTAGATCTGCGGATTTTAAAAAACAGATCACTCTCCATCGGGATGTTCACAACATTCATCCTTGGTTTTGGATTGTTTGCATCAGTATTTGTGTTTCCGGTATTCTGTCAAAACCTGATAGGATTTACTGCCCAGCAAACCGGGATGTTATTAATTCCGGGCGGACTGACTACCATTTTCATGATGCCAATGGTAGGAAGATTATTGCAGAAAAAATTCCCACCGCAAATAATGGCGACCATTGGCTTCCTGTTTTTCTTTGGTTTCACAACTCTTATGTCGAGATCAAATTTGAATTCCGGGGAGTCGGATTTTTATCTGCCATTGATTCTCCGTGGAATAGGATTGAGTTTACTCTTTGTTCCACTGACAACGCTTGCTCTCGGAAGCCTTGCGCCAAAGGATATTGGCCAGGGAACAGGATTGAACAACATGATGCGACAACTGGGAGGTTCATTCGGTATCGCGATCATTACCACACTGATTCATTTACGTCAGGGATATCACCGGGTGAACCTGGTAGAACATGTAAATCCATACAATCCTGCTTTTCAGGAAAGACTGAATACCTTAAGTCAGGGTTTTGCAGCAAAAGGATTTAGTGCGGAACAGGCACAGACTTTCGCTTACAAAGCAATTGAAGGTACTGTAATCCGACAGACTTTTTTAATGAGTTATGTAGATGCTTTCTGGTTTGTCGGTATCTTTTTCATTTTCTGCATTCCACTTTTGTATTTACAGAAAATGAAAAGAGGTTCAGCCCCGGTAGTGACAGATGCACATTAA
- a CDS encoding HlyD family secretion protein gives MQTPEKKSGGKKIFPIILGLVVLLAIYFGVSKYIYAMHHEDTDDAQIDGDISPVLARVPGYVSEIRFEENQPVKKGDTLVKLDDRDLRVKVEQAEAAVENAKAGVSVAQANVNTAQANFETAKSGIESAKVRLWKASQDYTRYENLLKEKAITRQQFDGAKAEKESAEAQLSVASKQQSAAAVQVEAANRQVQVANSIVSQRKADLDFAMLQLSYATILSPANGKASKKNIQPGQLVNAGSPLFAVVSDEALYVIANFKETQLEDMSKDQKVEVVVDAFPDHKIEGIVYSISSATGAKFSLLPPDNATGNFVKVVQRVPVKILLKADTEIASKIRPGMSVKVSVLTN, from the coding sequence ATGCAAACCCCGGAAAAAAAATCAGGCGGAAAGAAAATATTCCCAATCATTTTAGGACTGGTTGTCCTGCTGGCCATCTATTTTGGTGTCAGTAAATACATATACGCGATGCATCATGAGGATACTGACGATGCACAGATTGACGGGGACATCAGTCCGGTGCTTGCCAGGGTTCCGGGATATGTCAGCGAAATTCGTTTTGAGGAAAATCAACCGGTAAAGAAAGGGGATACACTCGTAAAGCTGGATGATCGTGATCTTCGTGTAAAAGTAGAACAAGCTGAAGCAGCCGTTGAAAATGCCAAAGCAGGTGTTTCTGTCGCACAGGCAAATGTCAACACAGCGCAGGCAAATTTTGAAACAGCAAAATCCGGCATTGAAAGCGCTAAGGTCAGACTGTGGAAAGCTTCACAGGACTACACGCGTTACGAAAATTTGCTAAAAGAGAAAGCGATTACCCGGCAGCAGTTTGACGGTGCCAAAGCGGAAAAAGAAAGCGCGGAAGCGCAGCTTTCAGTAGCTTCCAAACAACAAAGTGCCGCAGCTGTTCAGGTTGAAGCAGCCAACCGCCAGGTACAGGTCGCGAATTCAATTGTCTCCCAAAGAAAAGCGGATTTGGATTTTGCAATGCTCCAATTGTCTTATGCAACCATCCTTTCTCCGGCCAATGGCAAAGCGTCCAAAAAGAATATTCAACCCGGACAATTGGTGAATGCCGGATCTCCACTCTTTGCTGTTGTTTCCGATGAAGCATTGTATGTGATAGCAAACTTTAAAGAAACACAACTGGAAGATATGTCGAAAGATCAAAAGGTTGAAGTTGTAGTGGATGCTTTTCCGGATCATAAAATTGAAGGAATTGTCTATAGCATTTCTTCTGCTACCGGAGCAAAATTTAGCCTGCTCCCCCCTGATAACGCGACTGGAAATTTCGTCAAAGTTGTTCAGCGTGTACCTGTGAAAATTCTGCTCAAAGCCGATACAGAAATAGCTTCAAAAATCCGTCCGGGTATGAGCGTAAAAGTTTCAGTATTGACGAATTGA
- a CDS encoding TolC family protein, with translation MNKYLLPILFMLIAFDCVPVSGQQVRMTLQEAIAKGMDASKNIKVSNAKLEIAKAKYQEAVDGALPSLRLSAGYTKLSDIEQPKIKFPGATEEVILFPVYTNNYQAKLSLNETVFSGFRLKYAMESQRLLQRATEYDNGKDKDEVIFGIISAYFNLYKLKVSAQLVEENLNQVKEHVRETEVWEREGIATHNDVLRWQLQQSNIELTRLDIQNNQAIANFNFNLMLGMNGDTKIDVDTTEVDKVLSSLNLADCFGKAMEKRSDLMAMDLRSKAAQNALKVAKNSYLPQLAVGANYYDARPNPRVVPPQDEFKTSWDVGLNFSWDLVSLYSNKHVVAEANGIYRQMDETKSVLSDGIKMEVNQNYLLFEQSKEKVKVMEKAVEQADENNRLMDSRFRNSLVTLSDLLDANSILLQSQINLALAKADVQLAYYRLQKSTGTIQ, from the coding sequence ATGAATAAATATCTTTTACCAATTCTATTTATGCTCATCGCATTTGACTGTGTGCCTGTTTCCGGGCAACAGGTCCGAATGACCTTACAGGAAGCGATTGCAAAAGGAATGGATGCAAGCAAAAATATAAAAGTGTCAAATGCAAAACTTGAAATCGCAAAAGCGAAATACCAGGAAGCAGTTGATGGCGCTTTACCTTCTTTGCGTCTCTCAGCAGGATACACCAAATTGAGTGACATTGAACAACCCAAAATAAAATTTCCGGGAGCGACTGAAGAGGTAATACTCTTTCCGGTTTACACAAATAATTACCAGGCAAAATTATCCCTCAACGAGACTGTATTTTCCGGTTTCAGGCTGAAGTACGCGATGGAATCACAAAGACTTTTACAAAGAGCAACGGAGTACGACAATGGGAAAGACAAAGATGAAGTGATATTCGGAATTATTAGCGCATATTTCAATTTGTACAAACTCAAAGTTTCTGCTCAGTTGGTTGAAGAAAATCTGAATCAGGTAAAAGAACATGTACGTGAAACAGAAGTATGGGAACGAGAAGGGATCGCGACACATAACGATGTGTTGCGTTGGCAGTTGCAGCAATCTAATATTGAACTGACCCGACTGGATATTCAAAACAACCAGGCTATCGCGAATTTTAATTTCAACCTGATGCTTGGAATGAACGGGGATACAAAAATTGATGTCGATACAACAGAGGTCGATAAGGTTTTGTCCTCGCTAAATCTTGCAGATTGTTTTGGAAAAGCCATGGAGAAAAGAAGCGATCTGATGGCCATGGATCTTCGCTCCAAAGCGGCACAAAACGCTCTCAAAGTTGCAAAGAACAGTTACCTCCCACAGCTTGCAGTTGGAGCGAATTATTACGATGCTCGTCCGAATCCGCGGGTCGTGCCTCCTCAGGATGAATTCAAAACAAGTTGGGATGTTGGGCTGAATTTTTCATGGGACCTCGTGAGCTTGTATTCCAATAAACATGTGGTTGCTGAAGCGAATGGAATCTACCGTCAGATGGATGAAACAAAAAGTGTTTTGAGTGATGGAATAAAAATGGAAGTGAATCAGAATTATCTTCTGTTCGAACAATCCAAAGAAAAAGTAAAAGTGATGGAAAAAGCGGTCGAACAAGCTGATGAAAACAACCGTTTGATGGATTCCCGTTTTCGCAACAGCCTTGTCACGCTGAGTGATCTTCTCGATGCCAATTCCATATTATTACAATCACAAATAAATTTAGCGCTTGCAAAGGCGGATGTGCAACTCGCCTATTATCGTTTGCAAAAATCAACAGGTACTATTCAATAA
- a CDS encoding TetR/AcrR family transcriptional regulator, whose product MSKREQILEVAEELIAENGFSATSVRALAAKAGINVAMISYYFGSKEKLFEALVEYRAGFLREKFQVLNKEIEDPLERLERMIDAYVDRIFSQHRFHRILHRQMLSTKTTVNSENIFNILLRNSEELKKVLLEGEQKKIFRQVDIPLTIAMLVGTVSQIAISCNLSSRIIGVNPKTESIYDEQYKERTKVFLKNLMRQHLVGK is encoded by the coding sequence ATGTCGAAAAGAGAGCAAATTCTTGAGGTCGCTGAGGAACTAATAGCCGAAAATGGCTTTAGTGCGACTTCCGTCCGCGCACTGGCGGCGAAAGCCGGGATTAATGTGGCCATGATTTCCTATTATTTTGGATCCAAAGAAAAATTATTTGAAGCATTGGTCGAATACCGGGCAGGTTTTCTTAGGGAGAAATTCCAGGTATTGAATAAAGAAATAGAAGACCCGTTGGAGCGACTGGAACGAATGATCGATGCTTATGTTGATCGTATTTTTTCCCAGCACCGTTTTCACCGCATTCTGCACAGACAAATGCTGAGTACAAAAACCACAGTGAACAGTGAAAACATTTTTAATATTCTCTTGCGGAATTCTGAAGAATTGAAAAAAGTACTGTTGGAAGGTGAGCAGAAAAAAATATTTCGTCAGGTAGACATTCCACTGACCATCGCGATGCTTGTCGGTACTGTTTCACAAATCGCTATTTCCTGCAACTTATCATCCAGAATTATCGGAGTGAATCCCAAAACGGAATCGATATATGATGAGCAATACAAAGAACGAACAAAAGTGTTCCTGAAAAATCTGATGCGTCAACATCTTGTTGGAAAATAA
- the ndhC gene encoding NADH-quinone oxidoreductase subunit A: MNSNNLPSDFLPILLQFFVALGFVIFVMLATHMLGPKRKAKAKLETFECGIESQGNARIPFSIKYFLVAILFVLFDVEVIFMYPWAVNFKELGMTGIWEMMIFMGLLLTGFYYIIKKGALKWE; this comes from the coding sequence ATGAACTCAAACAACCTTCCTTCCGACTTCCTCCCTATTCTACTGCAATTCTTTGTCGCCCTGGGCTTCGTAATTTTTGTCATGTTGGCCACCCACATGTTGGGTCCAAAACGAAAAGCAAAAGCGAAGCTGGAAACCTTTGAATGTGGAATTGAATCACAAGGCAATGCCCGTATTCCATTTTCAATTAAATATTTCCTCGTCGCAATTCTCTTTGTTTTGTTTGATGTGGAAGTCATTTTCATGTATCCATGGGCGGTAAATTTCAAAGAACTTGGTATGACGGGAATTTGGGAAATGATGATTTTCATGGGACTCCTTCTTACCGGATTTTATTACATCATTAAGAAGGGTGCATTAAAGTGGGAATGA
- a CDS encoding NADH-quinone oxidoreductase subunit B: MSDKIITSPEIKIVKSPDGYEGPGFFATSLDKVVGLARKNSLWPLPFATSCCGIEFMATMASTYDLGRFGAERLSFSPRQADMLMVMGTIAKKMAPVLHHVYEQMAEPRWVLSVGACASSGGIFDTYSVLQGIDQIIPVDVYVPGCPPRPEQIIDGILNIQKLVGSESLRRRNSPEYKALLASYGIE, from the coding sequence ATGTCAGACAAAATCATCACCTCACCGGAAATAAAAATTGTAAAATCTCCAGACGGTTACGAAGGACCTGGATTTTTTGCAACCTCACTGGATAAAGTTGTTGGTTTAGCCCGAAAGAATTCTCTCTGGCCACTTCCTTTTGCTACATCCTGTTGCGGAATTGAATTTATGGCAACGATGGCATCAACATATGACCTGGGAAGATTCGGTGCGGAGCGACTCAGTTTTTCTCCCCGTCAGGCGGATATGCTGATGGTAATGGGAACGATTGCAAAAAAAATGGCTCCTGTTCTGCATCACGTCTACGAACAAATGGCGGAACCACGCTGGGTATTATCGGTAGGTGCCTGCGCATCCAGCGGTGGAATTTTTGACACCTACTCCGTTTTACAGGGAATTGATCAAATCATTCCTGTTGACGTTTATGTACCGGGATGTCCTCCAAGACCCGAACAAATCATTGATGGAATATTAAACATTCAGAAACTGGTGGGTAGTGAATCATTGCGTCGCCGGAATTCTCCTGAATACAAAGCCCTCCTCGCCTCTTACGGCATTGAATAA
- a CDS encoding NADH-quinone oxidoreductase subunit C codes for MTLDVVISSLKEKFGEQIIQDEQLYDFRTITIRKEAVLPIVRYLYDHERFQFRYLTTMCGLHYPKTEQPFGMMYQIHSLVHNLRFRMKAFTVENDLTYDSLTPVFLSANWMEREAFDFFGFKFKGHPNLKRILNVEDMDYHPLRKEYPIEDRTRFDKDDTMFGRKPSDFDRKKLIP; via the coding sequence CTGACCCTCGATGTTGTCATCTCCTCGCTCAAGGAAAAATTCGGCGAGCAGATTATTCAGGACGAACAACTCTATGATTTCCGAACAATAACCATCCGAAAGGAAGCTGTGCTACCCATCGTTCGTTATCTCTACGATCACGAACGTTTTCAGTTTCGTTATCTCACCACCATGTGTGGTTTGCATTATCCGAAAACCGAACAACCTTTCGGAATGATGTACCAAATCCATAGTCTGGTACACAACCTCCGTTTTCGCATGAAAGCATTTACGGTGGAGAACGATCTCACTTACGATTCCCTCACCCCTGTTTTTCTCTCAGCAAACTGGATGGAAAGAGAAGCCTTTGATTTCTTTGGATTTAAATTCAAAGGACATCCTAATCTCAAACGTATTCTTAATGTTGAGGATATGGATTACCATCCATTGCGTAAAGAATATCCTATTGAAGACCGTACACGTTTCGACAAGGACGATACCATGTTTGGTCGCAAGCCATCCGATTTCGACAGAAAAAAACTTATTCCTTAA
- a CDS encoding NADH-quinone oxidoreductase subunit D — translation MELNTEVKPGQKQYTTLNLGPTHPATHGIFQNVLKMDGEIIVDSEPTIGYIHRAFEKLAEHKPFYQVTPITDRLNYCSSPINNMGWHMTVEKLLKAELPKRVEYMRIIIMELSRIADHIVCNTVIGVDTGAMTGFLYLFQSREKIYEIFEEICGARLTTNIGRIGGFERDFPEAAWRKIKDFVKNFPAELKEFENLLTRNRIFMDRTIGCGPITAEKALQYSFSGPNLRAAGVDYDVRAMNPYSSYEEFEFQVPVGTHGDTYDRYMVRDEEMWQSLSIIRQAIEKIEKLEDKTSFHANIPSFYLPPKEDVYNNMEALIYHFKIVMGETDVPVGEVYHSVEAGNGELGFYLVSDGGRQPFRLHFRRPCFIYYQAYPEMIKGGFLSDAILTMSSMNVIAGELDA, via the coding sequence ATGGAACTAAACACTGAAGTAAAACCCGGACAAAAGCAATACACCACCCTGAACCTGGGTCCCACGCATCCTGCGACGCACGGGATTTTCCAGAATGTATTGAAAATGGATGGAGAAATTATCGTTGATTCAGAACCAACGATAGGATACATTCACAGAGCTTTTGAAAAACTTGCGGAACACAAACCTTTTTACCAGGTAACTCCGATCACGGACCGGTTGAATTATTGCTCCTCTCCCATCAACAATATGGGATGGCACATGACCGTAGAAAAACTGTTGAAGGCAGAATTGCCAAAGCGGGTGGAATACATGCGTATTATCATCATGGAACTTTCCCGGATTGCCGACCACATCGTTTGCAACACAGTAATTGGTGTGGATACCGGAGCCATGACAGGATTTCTCTATCTGTTCCAATCAAGAGAAAAGATCTATGAAATATTTGAAGAAATCTGCGGCGCACGTTTAACAACCAACATTGGTCGTATTGGTGGTTTTGAAAGAGATTTCCCGGAAGCTGCGTGGAGAAAAATCAAAGACTTCGTAAAAAACTTCCCGGCTGAATTAAAAGAATTTGAAAACCTTCTGACAAGGAATAGAATTTTCATGGACCGCACCATCGGTTGCGGACCAATCACTGCCGAGAAAGCATTGCAATACAGTTTCAGCGGACCCAATCTGCGTGCTGCAGGTGTTGATTATGATGTGAGAGCGATGAACCCTTATTCTTCTTATGAAGAATTTGAATTCCAGGTTCCGGTAGGAACCCATGGTGACACCTACGATCGTTACATGGTTCGTGATGAAGAAATGTGGCAAAGTCTTAGCATCATTCGTCAGGCTATCGAAAAAATTGAAAAACTGGAAGACAAAACATCTTTCCATGCGAATATTCCATCTTTCTATTTACCTCCAAAAGAAGATGTGTACAACAACATGGAGGCGCTGATCTATCATTTCAAAATTGTGATGGGTGAAACAGATGTACCGGTTGGTGAAGTTTATCATTCGGTAGAAGCAGGAAACGGAGAACTGGGATTTTATCTGGTCAGCGACGGAGGGCGTCAGCCTTTCCGTTTACATTTCCGCAGACCCTGTTTCATTTATTACCAGGCTTATCCTGAAATGATCAAAGGCGGATTCCTGAGCGATGCCATTCTCACCATGAGTTCGATGAATGTGATCGCAGGAGAACTGGACGCTTAA
- the nuoE gene encoding NADH-quinone oxidoreductase subunit NuoE: MTESKEIRFSEESLALVQRMMKRYPEGKHKSALIPILHIAQAEFGGWLSAPVMDYVASILKIQPIEVYEVASFYSMFNLKPVGKCMIEVCRTSSCWLLGAEDVIRHLEKKLNIKVGETSADGMFTLKTVECLGSCGTAPMLQVGADYYENLNLEKVDQLVSLLKSEGKRKSYTDQPESRTL, from the coding sequence ATGACGGAATCTAAAGAGATTCGTTTTAGTGAAGAGTCCCTGGCTTTGGTTCAGCGGATGATGAAGCGTTACCCGGAAGGCAAACACAAATCAGCACTCATTCCAATTCTTCACATAGCACAAGCTGAATTCGGTGGATGGCTGAGTGCCCCGGTAATGGATTATGTAGCTTCCATTTTGAAGATACAACCCATAGAAGTGTACGAAGTCGCTTCCTTCTATTCGATGTTTAACCTGAAACCTGTTGGAAAATGTATGATCGAAGTTTGTCGTACAAGTTCCTGCTGGTTGCTGGGTGCGGAAGATGTTATTCGTCACCTGGAGAAGAAATTAAATATCAAAGTTGGCGAAACCAGTGCTGATGGAATGTTCACTTTGAAAACAGTCGAGTGCTTAGGTTCCTGTGGAACCGCACCGATGTTACAAGTGGGAGCTGATTATTACGAGAACCTCAATCTTGAAAAGGTTGATCAGCTGGTGAGCCTTCTCAAGAGTGAAGGAAAACGCAAATCCTATACCGATCAACCTGAATCCCGCACGTTGTAA
- the nuoF gene encoding NADH-quinone oxidoreductase subunit NuoF: MAKKLLLKNDHIAGIQGYSVYRENGGYASVEKAIKTMTPDAVVEEVKKSGLRGRGGAGFPTGMKWSFLAKPAGVARYLVCNADESEPGTFKDRYLMERIPHLLIEGMITSSYALGANTSYIYIRGEYFYVARILENAINEAYANGWLGKNILGSDYSLDLYVHVGAGAYICGEETALLESLEGKRGNPRIKPPFPAVAGLYGCPTVVNNVETIAAVVPIVNDGGDEYAKIGIGKSTGTKLISASGHINKPGVYEIEMGVPVEEFIFSQEYCGGIRGGKKLKAVVAGGSSVPILPGELILKTAKGEPRLMSYESLSDGGFATGTMLGSGGFIVMDEDTSIVKNLWNFTRFYHHESCGQCSPCREGTGWMEKILHRILEGHGTMSDIDLLWDIQGKIEGKTICPLGDAAAWPVAAAIRHFRSEFEEYIKNPKSIKDVKHYYRLNNLVEA; encoded by the coding sequence ATGGCAAAGAAACTACTTTTAAAGAATGACCACATAGCCGGAATCCAGGGCTATTCTGTATACCGTGAAAATGGCGGCTACGCTTCTGTTGAGAAGGCTATCAAAACGATGACTCCCGATGCAGTCGTGGAGGAAGTCAAAAAATCAGGACTGAGAGGACGAGGCGGTGCAGGATTCCCAACTGGAATGAAATGGAGCTTTCTCGCCAAACCTGCGGGAGTTGCCCGTTACCTGGTGTGTAACGCGGATGAATCCGAACCCGGAACATTCAAAGACCGTTACCTGATGGAACGCATTCCTCATCTTTTGATTGAAGGAATGATAACCTCCAGTTACGCGCTCGGAGCAAATACGTCTTACATCTACATCCGCGGTGAATATTTTTATGTAGCCCGCATCCTTGAAAATGCAATTAATGAAGCATACGCCAATGGCTGGTTAGGGAAAAATATTTTAGGTTCTGATTACTCGCTTGATTTATATGTACATGTTGGCGCAGGCGCTTACATCTGCGGAGAAGAAACAGCATTGCTGGAATCTCTCGAAGGCAAACGTGGAAATCCACGCATCAAGCCTCCGTTTCCTGCAGTTGCGGGATTGTATGGCTGTCCGACTGTTGTCAATAATGTTGAAACCATAGCTGCTGTTGTTCCGATTGTGAATGACGGCGGTGATGAGTATGCGAAAATAGGAATCGGAAAAAGTACAGGAACAAAACTCATCTCTGCTTCAGGACACATCAATAAACCCGGTGTTTACGAAATTGAAATGGGAGTTCCGGTAGAAGAATTTATTTTCTCACAGGAATATTGCGGGGGAATTCGTGGAGGAAAAAAACTTAAAGCTGTGGTAGCCGGAGGTTCTTCTGTTCCTATTCTTCCGGGTGAACTTATCTTAAAGACCGCGAAAGGCGAACCTCGCCTGATGTCCTACGAATCTCTCTCTGATGGAGGCTTCGCTACCGGTACCATGTTGGGTTCCGGTGGATTTATAGTCATGGATGAAGATACCAGCATCGTAAAAAATCTCTGGAACTTCACCCGTTTCTATCACCATGAATCTTGCGGACAATGTAGTCCTTGCCGTGAAGGAACAGGCTGGATGGAAAAAATCCTGCACCGCATCCTTGAAGGACATGGAACAATGAGCGATATAGATTTGCTTTGGGATATCCAGGGCAAAATCGAAGGCAAAACAATTTGTCCGCTTGGTGATGCGGCTGCATGGCCTGTCGCCGCTGCGATCCGTCACTTCCGTTCTGAGTTCGAAGAGTATATCAAGAATCCAAAAAGCATCAAGGATGTTAAGCACTATTACCGTCTGAATAACCTTGTGGAAGCTTAA
- a CDS encoding four helix bundle protein, with protein MKLGVKVVFEYKKLRKNRVDFAIANQFLRSGTSIGANVTEGKASSSRKELIRYYEIALRSAHETEYWIRLIQSAYSENNIAIEEELKKEINEIIKVISSIVLKLKKTIVQKDDRQ; from the coding sequence TTGAAGCTAGGAGTAAAAGTAGTCTTCGAATACAAAAAACTAAGAAAGAACAGAGTTGATTTCGCTATTGCTAATCAATTTTTAAGAAGTGGGACTTCAATTGGCGCAAACGTAACTGAAGGAAAAGCCAGTAGTTCCAGAAAAGAATTGATTCGTTATTATGAAATAGCCCTTCGTTCTGCACATGAAACTGAATATTGGATACGACTCATTCAATCAGCATACTCTGAAAATAATATTGCAATTGAGGAGGAACTAAAAAAGGAAATAAACGAAATTATTAAAGTCATAAGTAGCATTGTATTAAAATTAAAAAAAACTATAGTTCAAAAAGATGACAGGCAATGA